In the genome of Malania oleifera isolate guangnan ecotype guangnan chromosome 5, ASM2987363v1, whole genome shotgun sequence, the window atatatatatatatatataccagttcagcTTTTACAGAATGAGagtttttaatgtttgtgtggcctctGTAGATATTTATCTGATATAGAACTTATATAACTTTCtttagcatatcatgttatacagtatataCAAATATAGACTGAAATAcacagatatttatttagatcagtatattacaatttttattcagatcagtatattacagtacTTACAAAATtccatgtttcctaataccataacactcagattatacagccagatatacagatatagcatccAGATGCTATAGTTATATTATTTAGATATTACACTATTtccagtacagaattatagtgttatggttattttggaaacatgatgaaaacaataatataattatagtagtagcatatatatatatatatatatatatatatatatatatatatatatatgtacagtaTCAGTTCCCTATGAAAATATTACAGACGTATATAgataacagagcacggtactgttactattacagatagagtgtaaccacatatctcagatagtgtgtgggtaccatcaatcgcactcggagtggatgcagctccccagttcgttgggttgagggggcccagtttgacgaggtagttttccaattccgtgcttaggagtggatgtagtttggctggACTGAGGAATTGTAGAGTACAGTAACTTACCTGGTaagccaaccagagttaagtcccgcctacgggccgcacaaccctgtcataaggggtcaaatcatgacatacagattttcaaggaaaatcacagttatgtatatgtatacagatttacaaagtttgataaatatagtatgataatagaagtacgaaaagtagaaaatcagatgatacaattatattttaaacaaCGATGAATGTATAATATACTTTATACAGATTTACCATTTTATACAATTTCGGATGTTATTAAAATAGTTATGTAGCTTAgtcgccatacactagtaatagcatattttcacttactgagtgttgtctcaccccattactttaacatttttcaggtgaaccagttaagcgagcagatcaggctcgcagatagagtgacccCTTAATTGCCTTGTCTATAAGGTAAGTTTGTTTAGAGtgttgtatttttgggatagatgGTACTGGTGAGAGATTTACAAATATAATTATGGTATGAAagtactgaattctggtattgtacgtatttatatggttgtatgatttatgtttttcgctgcataggtgtgtctattatgtacaagaatacctcagtgcccatctgaGGCCTGAGATGCTAAAGCAGGGGTATTAGAGTGGTTAATgtgtttatttattaaaaaaaatggtgtgaattttgaggtcgttacaagtgctacttgtatgggcgggtaatcatcccaatccttaggtattctcgtgagtaaaataccttgcatgtgtttgattaggctcaagaaaggattttagaaattatgataatgatatgcaaatgatgaatacatatacatatgttactTACAAACGtcatgttgaccacacgctggtttaatatattgttttttcccttactgaaatgtgtctcacctgaatataaatttatcttttttttaggacctccacgtaATCGAGCTTAGAGTGCTTGGGGTTGTTCTAGCATTTTTGGTTATAAAAAGGAAAATGATATAATCTTTTATGATACTTTTGGGATCTATAagttttatgtttattgttttaagtcttctgagttgtgaatactagaagttgtgaattatgtttttggagatatgtatatatgtggatacatgTGTATGAATGGTTTATTTTTGGAATGTAAATAGATGTAAAAAACTCCAGTATTATATCGGTTGAggattttagttatgttttctgctgcgtaatTGTTAATGAAATAACAAGTATAAGAAAATGAATTACGTTGCACCCGGGTCCCACCAGGCGAGTTCGGGGCGCCATGAAGCATGGTTTATTTAGGTATAACGCATTGGACCGGATTTtcgggttcgaggcattacataaataatattttcttgtcataatttaattaataattataaataaaaataatataatttattattttataaaaaattattattttaattttaatcatcACTTGGGTATTGAGTTTTTTGTTATGTTCATTTTTTAGAGGAGATAAAATTGAAAAAGAGACATTTGAATTTGAATCGGATACATTTGAATTTATTAGATAAATTTTAAGAAAGTTTAGAATTGTTGTTAAATGCTCTAATAGTTCAAGCACGACCTCTATTCAAATGTCATTCTAACCTTTTAAAAAAAGGCTTTGTATACATCTATGACCCAAGAAATCGAGATTTTATCACATCAGAGCCCAATATGAAAGAGATTTTGGCTTTTTAATGagatttttctttgcttttttcTTTGTCCTGGCATGAAATATTTTCCTTTTATCTAGTTCCATATTACGTTTATCCCATTATAATTTATTGCATGGGCTCAAATGAAGCTGACGTGGAGTTTTACAGAGGCATCTGACAAGCCCTAGCTCAAAGTTCAAAATCCAACATCAGTTGACCCTTAAATTGGTAGATCTCTAATTGAATACTTACAAACTGTTAAACAAAAGATATAGCAACATTACAAGAACCCGCCTTCCAGCAATAGATCTGTGCACTGCAAAACATTGTCACGCTCGTGTTTCTCTCCCAGCAAATTGTCTCACCAGTAGGGCTAAAAACAAACCAAATCGCTCGAGTGATTCGGGAGCTCCGTTCGATAAGGGCTTGTTCAAGTTCGTTTATTATCTAAATGAGCAAGTCCTAATCCCAATTTTTAAACTAAATTTGTAAATGAGTTGAGCGTGAGCATGGTCGGGCTTGGCTCACTTCACCTCATGAACAGCTCGATAAGGCTTGAATGGGCTCATTAAAGAGTTCGGTAATAAGCTCCATAATAGGCTCATTATGTTGGCCCAATCACAAGAGTCCAATAACCTAATCACCTAAGAAAGTCACAAATTTTGACCCAAACAAAATAGGTGGATTAAACTATTATTAGTAGgtcatttataaaattttagctcGAGCCCAAGTCCGTACCTGAGTCGAGCCTGCAAATTAGTCGAGCTTGAGTTCAAGCCTGAACCAATATTTTTACTCTCGAGTCGAGTTCGAGCCCAACTTTCTGAGCTCAAACTGAGCCGAGCCCGAGCCCCAGCCCGAGCCCGAGCCCGAGCCGAGCTCTACCTCTACCAAACATAGCCTAAGCATGCTAAAACTCAGCTCATTTGCAGCCCTACTCATTTGAGCAATTCTTGGGAcaaaatagttcagtgcaaaggttAAACCTAGAAAATATCATTCATTCAgtagtttctgaggagtctataggtcagctAAGGGAAGAACtgactgaggaggaggtttatgaagttGTATCGTCTATTTCTGTGAACAGTAGCCCTGGTCCAGATGGGTTTGAgtcttctttttatattacctgttggaagattattaaaaatgatgtgatgtatgtggtaagagaattcttcaaaggtgatatgttgccttggtatttttgttcctcttacagagtggttattcctaaggtaaaggatcctcattcttttgataaatttcggccgataagcctttgtaacgttatctataaaattttctccaaaatccttgttggtaagctttcgttgatgataaatgatttaatatctttagaacaaggtgcttgTGTGAAAGggagaagtatttttgaaaatataacgcttactcaagagatggcaaaattattacataggcgggcgagaggaggtaatataatgctaaaactTGATATGAGTAAAGCGTATtgtcgagtggagtggcaggtggtagatcagatttttcaggctcttggttttccagattggttttgtaagttgatttaaaattgtatttccactccatggttttttgtcatgatgcatgacacttatagaggtttcttcaagtcaaaaagggcattgaggcaaggggatccgttgtcaccgtatattttcatcatcatggaagaaattctttctaaattaatttaaaaaaatttggctgagaagcggattttaccatttgcacacccgtgtggtgcacctattatatcgcatttaatgtacgcggatgatgttgttattttttctaatgctggaaaaaaatctgttagtcagTTGATGGAGGttattaaggagtatgaaaactggactagCCAAAGGgtaaataaagataaatcagctatttttttctcaaacaagttgggtgttcagaggaaaggagaaattcttcaagagactggttttattgagggtaaattaCCATTTATGTATTTGtgtgtgccaatagtggatggtaaattgaaaggtTGTCATTctgaccctttaatccaaaaaaatcagtaagagagttgagggctggaaaagtagactattgtctcaaggaggtcgtcttgttttgttgagcCATGTGCTTTCTAGTATatcattgcatctgttagctgttctaaatgtaccgaaactggtgattaaaaagattcaaggtatgtttgcttcttttttctggggatttaaggatgaaaaagaaaaaatgaaatggagagtttggaagaaattgtgttcctgtggaggaggggggcataagagtaagggacattttggaagtgcaacggtctttgttcatgaagtttggttggcatttattaacacaaaattctttatgggttagattttttaaaactaaatatgtcaaaggaggacatattgctctttgcagatcgcATGGATCAGATTCCTCCTTACAGGGTATGCCTGAACTATTAAGTAAATCTAAgcggaaggttagagaaggagatgtaaaattgtggtatgataagtttctaaatTCAGGGTCTTTGTTTGCAgattgtccaaatggtgcacattctcatatcaaattaaaagatttggttatcaataatgtgtgggatgtggaaaatttacagaggattctggggtttagtaaagcagatgaagtgatggaaaaggtgggaaatcttagaaattcttcggacATTGTGTTATGGCTTCTGGAAAAGGATGGTTactttaatacaaaatccgcataggatgttatcagagttagatcTCCAAATTTTGATTgggttaagtgggtttggaacaaatggtcatcgaagaaaatttctatttgtatgtggaaggctgcttttgagtgcccaagtgttgatgaaaaggtgagaagggtgggggtttcacttgtttcggcgtgtaattgttgtgagatgaggcaatcagaagatttggagcatgtgttaaataacgGAGAGCTTGCtcctgaggtttggaggaaggtttcggtggaggtaggtgttcctttccttaggcaataaagttggaaagaaagagtccaaatgtggtttaatagggcttccaggttctctcaactgggttcattgatgggtttgattccttatttagtagtttggaggctgtggagaaggagatgtgtggctagaatgggaggaaaattagagagtagtactgatgtgtggctctccattaagtattgggtgggagttttgagtaggaacatgacagaaatggtttAGTTAAAGGATGTTGATTTTCGGGTATTACGGAatttggaagtgcaaattgtgaataaaagaattaaaactatgcaaagtgtgagatggctaaaaccgaggtaaggaaggttgaaactaaatttggatgggagcagtctggggaacccagggccggggGGTGGTGGTgacatccttagagaccatacaggttcttttgtgattgatttttcaaaatattttggctcttgttcaaataatgaagctgaattgagagctgtgttggaaggaataaagatttgtaaacatttgggccatacctgtatcgatattgaatgtgattcgaatattataGTTAATTGGTTAAGAGTTaggaagtgctccttgtggtatttgtgggatttttgggagcaccTTATTGATTTATTAGAGGGAGttgatttttcgataaatcattggtataaagaagggaacaaagtggcagatgccttggctcgacaaggtgttatggggaggaatagtttgtttacaaatagtagtcaactccctagagtttgcaatgatttgtataaattggagaagatgggaacgacttatatgaggtatgtttaactgatttccttttgatttttgtttaTGCTTTATGATgattatcttttattttattttgttgcgtgagatttgttttgtaagtcctattttgttttgttttgtttggacttgtaattcGATATTTGACTGAATGTTGGGTTTGTTCTTTGAAAGGTTTTTAACGTGTtttcttttgttatctcccattaATTGTCTTATAactacggtattcttccgccaaaagtgagaggttatcaataaataattggaggtgccgtccttttttaaaaaaaaaaaaaaaatacacaagatagaactaaaagagtaaaaaaattaaaaacaaatagaaaaataaataaaagcaaaACGCATAAAGTAGAAGGATCAAGGTGCCAGCATGGGATGACAAACCATGAGAGAAAATTAAGGCTGTACAGACTAGTTGGAGTAatggggaaaatatatatatatatacacatacactcATCGCCTAATTTCATATGCATTTAAACCTTTAGGCAATCAAGATAAATATCTGGGACATGAGCAATCTTGTGCCAGTCCACACCAGCATCGCGAACACATCTTCTGCTCAACTCAGGACAGGATTCGATGCGCAGTAGTCTGAGTGCGGTGAGGCAATCGATGCCGCCTGGTAGAGATTTCAGTTTAGGACAGTGCAAAAGCCGGAGCTTTTGGAGAGATGTGAGCTTTCCTAGCCACTTGGGCAATGCTGTGAAGTTGGGACAGCCATAAATAGTTAAGCACTGCAAGGAGCTAGCGGGAAGAGTAGAACTTTGAGGGAGGAGCCAGTGGGGCAAAGCAGTCAACAATGGTAATTCTCTTATCCTCAATACACGAAGGCTCTTGAGGCCCTGGACATCTTCTTCCTCCTCCGTCAACAAATTGAGCTTTGGGCAATTATAAATCAGCAAATTCTCCAGTGAAACCAAGTATTGCACACCTGTCAACGAGACCAGACTTTTGCAATCCATTATAGTCAGTGTTCGAAGGGCGGCGAGACACTGTATCCCTGCATCCAAAGATTTCAGATTCCGGCATCTTGCAATATTGAAAAATCGAAGCGAAGTCAAGTTTCCTATTCCTTTCTCCGGGAAACATGACTGTTTTGTGGTCATTGTAAAAAATCTCATGCTAATCAGGTTCCCAATATCTCGTGGCAAGCCTTCAAGCTCCTCACAGAGAAAGAGGACTAGAGTTTGTAAACTCTGAAGTTCACAAATAGAACTAGGGAGTGTTTTGATTCTAAAATTCCCAGATATGTCAAGATATCTTAAATGCTTAAGATCACCTATTGTACCCGGCAGAACTTCATAATTCGAGCCAGTTAGGTCTAGCACCCGAAGGCGTTTGAATCTTGCGATGCAAGCATCAACGAAGGGCTGACTAGGCCCCTTGTCATAAAATTGAAAGTTCAGGGTCCGGACATTTTTCAATTCAAGCAGGGAGCTTGGAACCGCCTTTTTACACCAGTCATCATTAGACACCGAGACGTGTCTGACCTCTTTGGCAATACTTTGAGTCTCAGAGTTTGCGAGACAACAATGATCATTTGCCACTGAAGCTGCAAGATCATGGACAAGGTCATGCATTGAAAACGTAAATGTGAAGTCAGAGTCATCGATTTCTTGAAAGAAAGATCTCGACCATAACTCTTTGAAGTATCGGAGTCCAATTTCTTCCAACTCTTCACCTTGGTCTAGGGAGTGGACAAGCCCTTGTGCAATCCACATTTGGATCAGTAACTCGCTGCTAATCCGACAGTTCTTCGGAAAAATTGAACAATATGCAAAGCATCGTTTCAAGTAAGATGGCAATTGATCATAGCTTAATTTCAGCGCAGGTAAAATGTCATCTTCCTTCTGTTCTATTTTCCAGATTTCATTGTCCCTAATGAACAACCAGTCGCGTTCATCAAATTTTGTGTACAG includes:
- the LOC131156514 gene encoding putative disease resistance protein RGA3 — protein: MAESFAMNLAEKILGQLKTLALDEVSLALNAKTELKKLESTVSTIKALLVDAEEQVVSNRQLRDWLRKLRDVCYDADDVLDEVEIEALRRKLVNRGSVERKVCSFFSCSNPIAFALKMGPKIKEIRLRFDEIAADKAKFNLMERSLDMRVVSKKREMTHSFERPSNIVGRNGDKEQIIQQLMCYSDHENVSVIPIVGIGGLGKTTLAKLVFNDERVVRHFQLRLWVCVAEDFDMKVVVEKIIRSATRAICCDLDMDQLQARLRETLDNRKYLLVLDDVWNEHYGKWVELKNLLMDGADGSKIVVTTRSHSVASIMGTAPLHRLSGLNGEDCVSLFVKWAVGGKLEKRHAKLLEIGNEIVKKCRGVPLAVRTLGSLLYTKFDERDWLFIRDNEIWKIEQKEDDILPALKLSYDQLPSYLKRCFAYCSIFPKNCRISSELLIQMWIAQGLVHSLDQGEELEEIGLRYFKELWSRSFFQEIDDSDFTFTFSMHDLVHDLAASVANDHCCLANSETQSIAKEVRHVSVSNDDWCKKAVPSSLLELKNVRTLNFQFYDKGPSQPFVDACIARFKRLRVLDLTGSNYEVLPGTIGDLKHLRYLDISGNFRIKTLPSSICELQSLQTLVLFLCEELEGLPRDIGNLISMRFFTMTTKQSCFPEKGIGNLTSLRFFNIARCRNLKSLDAGIQCLAALRTLTIMDCKSLVSLTGVQYLVSLENLLIYNCPKLNLLTEEEEDVQGLKSLRVLRIRELPLLTALPHWLLPQSSTLPASSLQCLTIYGCPNFTALPKWLGKLTSLQKLRLLHCPKLKSLPGGIDCLTALRLLRIESCPELSRRCVRDAGVDWHKIAHVPDIYLDCLKV